Proteins from a genomic interval of Luteolibacter sp. Y139:
- a CDS encoding type II secretion system protein, producing the protein MKTHFHPRSRSGFTLIELLVVMSIIMVLAALSLTAISLVNKRSRELVSLTCVRDLDMALNAYRDTYNHFPSVGDQDQMTADGKAGAELLTILLGKEDPSGTMQNPKGIVFLTTKIADNKNKGGLVYSGNQVEGMFDAWGHPLNLEFDNDLDNEIADPTKPGGIVRQKNVIVWSLGADGKLGGNDEVKSW; encoded by the coding sequence ATGAAAACCCATTTCCATCCTAGGTCCCGTTCCGGTTTCACGCTCATCGAGTTGCTCGTGGTGATGTCCATCATCATGGTGCTGGCGGCGCTGAGCCTCACTGCCATTTCGTTGGTCAACAAGCGGTCGAGAGAGCTGGTGTCCCTGACTTGCGTGCGTGACCTGGACATGGCGCTGAATGCGTATCGCGATACCTACAATCATTTCCCGAGCGTGGGCGATCAGGACCAGATGACGGCTGATGGGAAGGCTGGAGCGGAGCTCTTGACCATCCTGCTGGGCAAGGAAGACCCGAGTGGCACGATGCAGAATCCGAAGGGCATTGTTTTCCTCACGACCAAGATCGCCGATAACAAGAACAAGGGTGGCTTGGTCTACTCCGGCAATCAGGTGGAAGGGATGTTCGATGCCTGGGGTCATCCGCTGAACCTGGAGTTCGACAACGATCTCGATAACGAAATCGCGGATCCGACCAAGCCCGGTGGAATCGTGCGCCAGAAGAACGTCATTGTTTGGAGTCTGGGTGCCGATGGGAAACTCGGCGGGAACGATGAGGTGAAGTCTTGGTGA